TGGTTGACACTTGATACTGTTATTTTTTCCacgatttaaatttattttttcaaaaagtatTTACAAAGTCTTTGAACAAGTTCAAACTTATCTATTACAGAAACTGAAGTTGAGTTGATtaccaaaagagaagaaaacaaaaatgatttaaGTTGTAATTGATGGTTTGCTGATGAGCATAATTAATGGCTAAACCATCAGCTACTTCGTTGCCAGTACAAGAAACATGAACGAAAAAATCCCTAGGAACTAATCTTCCCATAGTTGAATGTCACCAATCAAGTGTTCCTTCGAGGTTAACCTTGACAAGTTGACAGTGTACAAGATCAAAACTAGTGCTTGGTTTTTACATTCACCCCAGAGTCCATGCATTATTATCCATCAATTCttgttttaattagttttgaactaccagaaaacattgaacaacTACTGTTCAGAAGTTCTGTTATAAGAAACAGCTATCCCTGATTTCGGTTCGAGATTACTGGTTATAAAATATAGTGTAATGATGATTCCATAACAGATTGTAATCAAATATAttacttctaagttctaactacATCTCTGTAATTTTTTGCATGCATCCGGATCTGTGAAAATTCATTTTCTTCGTAGTGgtaaaattttaacatatttattatatataaaaaagataagagataaaacgaagtcaattaaaataaaacctaGAAGACGATACTAGCTAGTAATTACAAATTGCGTACTAGAGATATACTACTAAGTACTAATTAATACCACTAACTGCAAGCGAACCATAGTTGCGAAACATAGTAGAACGAAAGAGAGAGGGTACGTAGTTAAGAGCTTTAATCCGGTGCGAAGCCGGGGGTACGAGCTAGTTCAGACGAAGCTCAAGAGAAGCGCAAGGACCTCTACCATGACAATCACGACCGTCCAGTTGGCCATACTTCCAGCTGGCACCATTTATGTGATCTTCACCATGCATAGGGAAGAGAGGAAGCGTACGTCGATGTTCCAGATAAGCATCGCCaccacattcttcttcttcctgatgaCCGTCTAGACCAAACGGAGGTTTTGGTCTATCGAAGAAGTTGTAAGGTGCTGATGAGTAATGATGATTATGATCCATGTTTGCCGTCCATCCTCCACCTACGTTGTTGTAATTCATAGAACAGTCTTGTTCCTTCacccaaaaaaatttagttccattaaattcatatatgtaggatatatattatttgaaataaatgaCTTATTGTTTGGTACGTACCATAGATCCATAGACATGGCTACTTGAGTAGCCATTAGAAGCATTAACAGCACCACATTCAGTACCTGAGTTTGCATGATTTAAATTCCCTTCAAACAATTATACGTATCAGTGAGCATATAAATTTTGATTCCACACCATACAATATATACagagaaaatgaagaaagagacataaaattagtgatttttctaTACTGACCCAAATCCCTAAATTCGttacaaatcacaaataaaaataaaatcacgtGAGTCTAGTTTCCATTACACAACAAAGAAACCGTTCTTTAGATGCAAATCTGGTTTGCCCCAATCAAGATCCATAACTTCACTTATACGTcattacatatacatatatccaTCAAAATCATATGTACATAAAATCTTCTTGGGTTTGGTTATTTTTACTAATTCATATAACTAGTtcatagtaatatatatttaattgacatagttaattaaaaaaatatcatctgAATAGCATTTTTAAAATCTTCTTaacaaattttaacattttatatacatacatatatccATCAAAGTCATACATGTAGAtcttgttagttttttttttttttttttgctaggtTATGTAATAGGTAGTGGTGTAAATGTTTCATAATTAGTAATACGCTTTGATGAATAAAAGTATCTTAagaaattcataaaataaaagcatatataaGAAATTTAGTCACCGTTATTGAAGCTGGGATATGACTTGTTCTGATGATAGAGATGATGCTCTTGGTTAAGTTTAACGTTGACGGAGTTCGCAGGTCTCTGCATGGGAACGCCATGATGATGGTGAAGTAGAGGGAGATGTTGATGATAATGATCATTAGCCATCATAACCGAGTTGGGAGATGAAGACGGTGTGGTCATGGTTGTGCCGTTGAATCTCTTCTTCTGACGCTCACGAGCCTTGTGGTTCTGGAACCAGTAAAATACGTTCTTGCCCTCGATCTTTCCGAACTGTCTCAGCCTAGCAGTGATCTTCTGGATCTGATCTGCTGTTGGTGACCGGATTCCACTATTGTAGTAAAGTTCTTTGAGCATTTTGATCTGCTCCGTCGTTGGTGTCCACCTCGTGCTGGTTTGGCGACAAGTGTAACCACCAGAACCggacttgttgttgttgccgcTTTCTTGGTCGgcttgatggtgatgatgctgATGCTGCGGTGgctccatgtgttttgattctGACTTTTGTTCACAAATTAAGGAGATAAGATAAAGATactagagaggaagaagagaatgatattgagaaagagagaagctttACTTAGCAAGAAAACAACTTGGTGAAGAGATTTTAGGTtttgtgtgagagagaagatatatatagagagagtaaGGTGTTGagttatcctactatattaattgagaagtacaaaaataaaattaacctttaaaagtgtaaaaatttacattcaaatgccattaaaaatatttaagaaaaagataaaatcatTAAGAGtaataaagataattaatatttaattaatcatttaattatctATTTAAACAGATAAATCCCACCATCATCAAATTCTATTATGTTTACCGCGGGTTCTATTCTGTTTCACACAATTATCAAATCATACACAcgaatatttataaaaaaaaacatagctaCAAAAATGTTAGCCTTCCCATTACCTAAAGATTTGAAGCCTTTTAAGAATTAATGGCGTATTCGCGTCAAGATTCTGAAGAAAAATAGTTATCATTGTCCAATGAACTATACATGACAGTAATGTTAGTTACATCTGTTTACTTATTTCAGAACTATAGCAATATTATGTTTTATtgataaaagtttaaacaattttattcatcgttacatgcaaatgttttctTGACAAAGATTTTCACTTTcaatcaacatttttaaaatacaaaattattatataaacaaaccgAATTTATAATcacaaacaattataaaaaacataataacaaaaaaacaagtttaCATTACAAAAAAGTTTAACCTGCGGTCTCTACCGCGGGTTAGTACATAGTATatctagttatatatacatagatgGGGACCAAACAACTTTTTTGCAATATTCTAGAAAATCAGTTATTCAAAAGTATTATTCTTTTAAGCAAGTAGATTTCATTTTCATACATACAAAActctatatatttacaattcatTTAATAAGGAATTGTCATACataatatttgttatagttataagagaaaagaaaagtgtcCTCGTCACTTATAAATGGCCTATCATTACGAGATTAGAGAAGCTTATATATCAGTTAATATACAAAATGTGTATATTTGAAAGAAATACATGTTCATTTGAATATTTAACATCCGAATAAGTTGTTATGTTATGTTTGGAAGAAAATTCTTACT
The Camelina sativa cultivar DH55 chromosome 15, Cs, whole genome shotgun sequence DNA segment above includes these coding regions:
- the LOC104747625 gene encoding protein WUSCHEL → MEPPQHQHHHHQADQESGNNNKSGSGGYTCRQTSTRWTPTTEQIKMLKELYYNSGIRSPTADQIQKITARLRQFGKIEGKNVFYWFQNHKARERQKKRFNGTTMTTPSSSPNSVMMANDHYHQHLPLLHHHHGVPMQRPANSVNVKLNQEHHLYHQNKSYPSFNNGNLNHANSGTECGAVNASNGYSSSHVYGSMEQDCSMNYNNVGGGWTANMDHNHHYSSAPYNFFDRPKPPFGLDGHQEEEECGGDAYLEHRRTLPLFPMHGEDHINGASWKYGQLDGRDCHGRGPCASLELRLN